A part of Aegilops tauschii subsp. strangulata cultivar AL8/78 chromosome 2, Aet v6.0, whole genome shotgun sequence genomic DNA contains:
- the LOC109733889 gene encoding uncharacterized protein, which produces MRRSARQRGKGTAAPAGREGVQTRASSSLSMAADDPETRMDDDEYTADGSFSTRFSATRLRQVANSQSEKKKDILSKGSFGSLLNINSFSVSADLLDWVVMKIDTNSALFSHKRKSILFTKDMVRKKINVPSGSRPVELLRRNEPHVLREPYRVGSRAPMKHTIQVLKAAKDDDVVTINRSWVLLCIALVLSPRTGNMVPLEYLGSLVDMDKIDDFAWDEHFLAAALKEVKKYQRKREAGKSGFWIGSCLPMFAIIYMDFVDVPRSLVSQHRINYSLPRACFVCNNDFKLVEEIDKNKLSLDKIEFGKRNLRRLPETPYVSFEGCNGADRENNNVEGASGDANIPEIPSIPGTNGSEIGGDVCGSLDEWLQPLPSSQDLEIPEHMIPIYEKHKKLHAAEVKNVLLSFG; this is translated from the exons ATGCGACGGTCAGCACGGCAGCGAGGCAAAGGAACGGCGGCACCGGCGGGCAGGGAGGGAGTGCAGACACGCGCATCGTCGTCGCTCTCCATGGCCGCCGACGACCCAGAGACCAG AATGGATGATGATGAATATACCGCTGATGGGTCATTCTCGACACGTTTCTCAGCCACCCGGCTGCGGCAGGTTGCAAATAGTCAGTCTGAAAAGAAGAAGGACATTCTAAGCAAAGGCAGCTTTGGTTCGCTCTTGAATATCAACTCTTTCTCCGTGTCGGCTGATCTGCTGGATTGGGTAGTCATGAAAATCGACACAAATTCAGCGTTGTTTAG TCACAAAAGGAAGTCTATACTCTTCACAAAAGACATGGTGCGAAAAAAAATTAATGTGCCTTCTGGGTCAAGGCCAGTGGAGCTGTTGAGGAGGAATGAGCCACATGTGCTGCGTGAACCGTATCGAGTAGGCTCAAGGGCTCCAATGAAGCACACCATTCAAGTGCTCAAGGCCGCAAAGGATGATGATGTTGTTACTATAAATAGGTCATGGGTGTTATTATGCATCGCTCTCGTGCTATCCCCTAGGACTGGCAACATGGTACCCCTAGAGTACCTTGGGAGCTTGGTGGACATGGACAAGATCGATGATTTTGCATGGGATGAGCACTTCTTGGCTGCTGCGTTGAAGGAGGTTAAGAAGTATCAACGGAAGAGGGAGGCAGGGAAGAGTGGCTTTTGGATCGGCAGTTGTCTGCCAATGTTTGCG ATAATTTATATGGACTTTGTTGATGTGCCTCGGTCGTTGGTTTCTCAGCATAGGATTAACTATTCTCTCCCAAGGGCATGCTTCGTATGCAACAATGATTTCAAATTGGTAGAAGAAATTGACAAGAACAAGCTCAGCCTCGATAAGATTGAATTTGGAAAACGGAAT CTTCGCCGTTTGCCAGAGACGCCGTATGTATCATTTGAGGGCTGCAATGGAGCTGATCGCGAGAACAACAATGTGGAAGGAGCTAGTGGAGATGCAAACATTCCTGAGATACCCAGCATCCCAGGCACAAATGGGAGTGAGATTGGTGGCGATGTCTGCGGCTCTCTAGATGAGTGGCTGCAACCACTGCCTTCAAGTCAAGACTTGGAA ATTCCAGAGCACATGATACCAATATATGAGAAGCACAAGAAGTTGCACGCAGCAGAAGTGAAGAATGTTCTCTTGTCGTTCGGTTAG
- the LOC109733890 gene encoding putative ubiquitin-like-specific protease 1B isoform X1: MKKIRIDRKEDALYQQYVMSRYKIPKAKKDQTIPDFIEIEGFHTSLQNFHASLKPRADLDSEVMTLYLKTFNLEQMYNKKKPKKFAFSVFMGSQLGVDPDLFDHKSCEREFRRACENNQISRCDLLFITIVQNKHWAVVVVNLSHNQFNVFDSVKTIMDVSLLHKATNNVITNIKQVVTTESAFKIDLNGFEKVTQAYPKQSTHYNCGFHAILYLENFDGVVMKHFDESCIANLRKRIAADLLKHPSNTLDPAEQLKKLLEL, encoded by the exons ATGAAGAAGATTAGGATTGATCGGAAAGAGGATGCACTGTACCAGCAGTACGTAATGAGCAGGTACAAGATACCGAAAGCAAAGAAAGACCAAACAAT TCCTGATTTCATTGAAATAGAGGGTTTTCACACGTCACTTCAGAACTTCCATGCTTCTTTAAAGCCACGTGCTGATCTGGACAGCGAGGTAATGACACTCTATCTAAAGACTTTCAACTTGGAGCAGATGTACAACAAGAAGAAGCCGAAGAAGTTTGCATTCTCGGTGTTTATGGGG AGTCAATTGGGTGTGGACCCTGACTTGTTTGATCACAAGAGTTGTGAAAGAGAGTTCAGAAGGGCTTGTGAGAATAACCAGATTTCAAGATGCGACTTA CTTTTCATTACTATCGTTCAGAACAAGCATTGGGCTGTAGTTGTTGTTAACTTGTCACACAATCAGTTCAATGTTTTCGATTCCGTCAAGACAATCATGGATGTTTCATTGTTGCATAAGGCAACAAACAATGTG ATCACAAACATAAAGCAAGTTGTCACTACTGAATCTGCGTTCAAGATTGATCTCAACGGCTTTGAGAAGGTCACCCAAGCTTACCCAAAGCAATCAACACA CTATAATTGTGGCTTCCATGCAATTCTTTACTTGGAAAACTTCGATGGTGTTGTCATGAAACATTTCGATGAG AGTTGTATCGCCAACCTCCGGAAACGCATTGCAGCAGATCTTTTGAAGCATCCCAGTAACACTTTGGACCCTGCAGAGCAGTTGAAGAAGCTGCTGGAACTTTGA
- the LOC109733892 gene encoding plant UBX domain-containing protein 7-like produces the protein MEDDHDALVCQFMQVTACISLSDAAQHLASCSWRLDEAVNLYFAGGAASSAPVVPKDEPAVRAPIPARSETIYGPSSSTARRQPRVRPTGWESEHDDAPAPAAERHPRRRRRRDEGTSSGGSSTDRAGAGPAGKKKKKTLAELFRPPLELTYKGRFHDAKAHAAGLSRWLLVNVQASGEFASHQQNRDVWANELVARAVRERFVLWQVDVDEREDGLDEGGKVSCYYKLAHDMMPHVLVVDPVTGELVHRMRAATDPNDMIAVAEKFAERRPVMPAKATKHRAGSSLAPPPRGKQEAPPVGSAASSSSNPSSEIAPCERKLGTTATKQVETVVDAGATPTCEMAPGPGEKLCKLRVRLPDGRALTKQFGAERGVGALFAFCRSEEERPFRLMRLAGGSMQQIGDENVSFDDLGLHMSTVFMVLC, from the coding sequence ATGGAGGATGATCATGACGCCCTCGTCTGCCAGTTCATGCAGGTCACGGCCTGCATCTCCCTGTCGGACGCCGCCCAGCACCTCGCGTCCTGCAGCTGGCGGCTCGACGAGGCCGTAAACCTCTACTTCGCCGGCGGTGCCGCATCGTCGGCGCCGGTGGTGCCAAAGGACGAGCCTGCTGTGCGCGCTCCCATCCCTGCCCGCTCCGAGACAATCTACGGCCCCTCGTCCTCGACCGCTCGTCGTCAACCGCGAGTCAGACCTACCGGATGGGAGAGCGAGCACGACGACGCACCAGCACCAGCAGCCGAGCGCcaccctcgccgccgccgccgccgcgacgaGGGCACCTCCTCCGGTGGCAGCAGCACGGATCGGGCGGGCGCGGGGCCAGcgggcaagaagaagaagaagaccctGGCGGAGCTGTTCCGGCCGCCGCTGGAGCTGACGTACAAGGGGCGGTTCCACGACGCCAAGGCGCACGCGGCGGGCCTGTCCCGCTGGCTGCTGGTGAACGTGCAGGCGAGCGGCGAGTTCGCGTCCCACCAGCAGAACCGCGACGTGTGGGCGAACGAGCTGGTGGCGCGGGCCGTCCGGGAGCGCTTCGTGCTCTGGCAGGTGGACGTGGACGAGCGGGAGGACGGCCTGGACGAGGGCGGCAAGGTGTCGTGCTACTACAAGCTCGCCCACGACATGATGCCCCACGTGCTGGTCGTCGACCCGGTGACCGGAGAGCTGGTGCACAGGATGCGCGCCGCCACCGACCCAAACGACATGATCGCCGTGGCCGAGAAGTTCGCGGAGAGGAGGCCGGTCATGCCCGCCAAAGCAACGAAGCATCGTGCTGGGTCATCGCTCGCTCCGCCTCCGCGCGGCAAGCAAGAAGCACCGCCGGTGGGCTCGGCGGCATCGAGCAGCAGTAATCCATCGTCTGAAATTGCACCATGCGAGAGAAAGCTAGGAACGACGGCGACGAAGCAAGTCGAGACGGTCGTGGATGCGGGGGCGACGCCGACCTGTGAGATGGCACCCGGACCCGGGGAGAAGCTCTGCAAGCTGAGGGTTCGATTGCCCGACGGTCGGGCGCTCACGAAGCAGTTCGGTGCTGAACGCGGAGTCGGTGCGCTTTTCGCGTTTTGCAGGTCAGAGGAAGAGCGCCCGTTCCGACTCATGCGCTTGGCCGGTGGCTCCATGCAGCAAATAGGCGACGAGAATGTGTCGTTTGACGATTTGGGGCTACACATGTCCACTGTTTTTATGGTTCTTTGCTAG
- the LOC109733893 gene encoding protein FAR1-RELATED SEQUENCE 5 produces MGGASTSKHDWFEMDVSNKRQKNRLLRYECKAHLIVGIKGDKWAVSHFVAEHTHPLMPQPELVRYYRSHRKIPEEDKDLIMTMHDVNFSTSSCMGMLGRVRGGDRRILPYVKRDVSNFRSKLRQNLNLRDMDFTVQYFERRQAENPQFYYAKTVDKETNSITGLFWVDGRTRALYPKYKDCIFFDTTFCTNRYNMPFAPIVGVNNHLQTVLLGCALLPNEQIETFKWVFQHFLLAMNNEHPLNIMTDQDKAMKTAISEVLPNTVHRCCKWHIQQKAREKLGKIMSRDEVFEQTFYTCINDSDTVDEFEENWQHMIHCFDLVDNRHLCNMWKTRETWAPAFSRKCFFPFTSTTGRSEGLNSYFKTFALLRYRIERQAVGFYTRNVFGKFQAEVTASTGFVMNQVPSPDIGSMRFGLFSNYYEDPKIFTVNVVLAEETFECSCNCFEMNGIICAHIVRVMVHLNVQAIPQRYLLERWSERATTPTGASGHLLHFALPSNNTLKYNSLCRKFTWLASQTRSNDVACKILNDAAHALEPIILAARRGELPEQREAQQQQPDQHQSTTQGGRQQTTRGPTHQQKQPQMQQQQGQKQTNRPTQQQQVATTPVAQDTTENPMLHNPARVPKKGRPTEKSRRRKTLLEQREDAQKKKAKIEEKKKETKPKRKPGPKKKTDFCSYCKEHDHSVQECVLLKATMAVHKCNYCGEDDHAVKNCPYLKAAMSMDANVARATELRL; encoded by the coding sequence ATGGGAGGAGCCTCAACTAGCAAACATGATTGGTTTGAAATGGATGTTAGCAACAAGCGTCAAAAGAATCGGCTGCTGCGATATGAATGCAAAGCTCACCTGATTGTTGGGATCAAAGGTGACAAGTGGGCTGTATCACATTTTGTTGCAGAGCATACACACCCTCTAATGCCACAGCCAGAGCTTGTACGCTACTACCGCTCACACCGCAAAATCCCGGAAGAAGATAAAGATCTCATAATGACTATGCATGATGTAAACTTCTCAACTTCATCGTGCATGGGAATGCTTGGAAGGGTGCGTGGCGGAGACAGAAGGATACTACCATATGTCAAGAGGGATGTTTCGAATTTTCGGTCCAAGCTGCGACAAAACCTAAACCTCCGAGACATGGATTTCACAGTACAATACTTTGAGAGGCGGCAAGCTGAGAACCCTCAGTTCTACTATGCAAAGACGGTTGACAAGGAGACCAACTCTATCACAGGGCTCTTTTGGGTTGATGGGAGGACACGGGCATTGTACCCCAAGTACAAGGATTGTATCTTCTTTGATACAACATTTTGCACAAATCGATACAACATGCCATTCGCTCCGATTGTTGGAGTGAACAACCACTTGCAAACGGTGTTGCTGGGTTGTGCATTGCTGCCAAACGAACAGATTGAAACTTTCAAGTGGGTGTTCCAGCATTTTTTGCTTGCGATGAACAATGAACACCCATTGAACATTATGACCGACCAGGACAAGGCCATGAAAACTGCCATATCTGAAGTGCTGCCCAACACGGTGCATAGATGCTGCAAATGGCACATCCAACAAAAAGCACGTGAGAAGTTGGGCAAGATAATGAGTAGGGATGAGGTTTTCGAGCAAACTTTCTACACTTGCATCAATGATTCTGACACGGTTGATGAATTTGAAGAGAATTGGCAGCACATGATACATTGCTTCGACTTGGTTGACAATAGGCATCTATGCAACATGTGGAAGACTCGTGAAACCTGGGCTCCAGCGTTCTCCCGGAAATGTTTTTTCCCCTTTACAAGCACTACGGGTAGATCAGAGGGACTAAACTCCTACTTCAAGACATTTGCTTTACTCAGGTACAGAATTGAGCGTCAGGCGGTTGGTTTCTACACCCGCAACGTGTTTGGCAAGTTTCAAGCAGAAGTGACTGCCTCCACGGGGTTTGTGATGAACCAGGTTCCTTCTCCTGACATTGGAAGCATGAGATTTGGGCTCTTTTCAAATTACTATGAAGACCCCAAGATATTTACAGTGAATGTTGTGCTGGCAGAAGAAACATTTGAGTGCAGCTGCAATTGTTTTGAGATGAATGGAATCATATGTGCACACATCGTTAGAGTAATGGTCCACCTCAATGTCCAAGCTATACCGCAGCGCTACTTGCTAGAAAGGTGGTCAGAACGAGCAACAACACCAACGGGTGCTAGCGGCCATCTTCTCCATTTCGCTCTCCCTTCAAACAATACACTCAAGTACAACTCGTTGTGCAGAAAATTCACATGGTTGGCCTCCCAAACTCGTAGCAATGATGTTGCCTGCAAAATACTAAATGATGCAGCGCATGCGCTTGAGCCCATTATACTTGCAGCAAGGAGAGGGGAACTACCAGAGCAGCGGGAAGCGCAACAGCAGCAGCCAGATCAACATCAGAGCACAACACAGGGGGGGAGGCAGCAAACAACAAGGGGGCCAACCCATCAGCAGAAACAACCCCAAATGCAGCAGCAACAAGGGCAGAAACAAACAAATCGCCCAACGCAGCAACAACAAGTGGCCACCACACCGGTGGCACAGGATACCACGGAGAATCCAATGCTTCATAATCCAGCACGTGTGCCGAAGAAGGGGCGACCAACAGAAAAGTCTAGAAGAAGAAAGACTTTACTTGAGCAGCGAGAAGATGCACAAAAGAAGAAGGCaaaaatagaggagaagaagaaagaaacaaagcCCAAAAGAAAACCTGGACCAAAGAAGAAAACAGACTTCTGCTCGTATTGCAAAGAACATGATCACAGTGTCCAAGAATGTGTGTTACTGAAGGCTACGATGGCTGTCCACAAATGCAACTACTGTGGTGAAGATGATCATGCAGTGAAGAACTGTCCCTACCTAAAGGCTGCAATGTCGATGGATGCTAATGTCGCTAGAGCAACAGAGCTTAGGCTCTGA
- the LOC109733890 gene encoding uncharacterized protein isoform X2 gives MKKIRIDRKEDALYQQYVMSRYKIPKAKKDQTIPDFIEIEGFHTSLQNFHASLKPRADLDSEVMTLYLKTFNLEQMYNKKKPKKFAFSVFMGSQLGVDPDLFDHKSCEREFRRACENNQISRCDLITNIKQVVTTESAFKIDLNGFEKVTQAYPKQSTHYNCGFHAILYLENFDGVVMKHFDESCIANLRKRIAADLLKHPSNTLDPAEQLKKLLEL, from the exons ATGAAGAAGATTAGGATTGATCGGAAAGAGGATGCACTGTACCAGCAGTACGTAATGAGCAGGTACAAGATACCGAAAGCAAAGAAAGACCAAACAAT TCCTGATTTCATTGAAATAGAGGGTTTTCACACGTCACTTCAGAACTTCCATGCTTCTTTAAAGCCACGTGCTGATCTGGACAGCGAGGTAATGACACTCTATCTAAAGACTTTCAACTTGGAGCAGATGTACAACAAGAAGAAGCCGAAGAAGTTTGCATTCTCGGTGTTTATGGGG AGTCAATTGGGTGTGGACCCTGACTTGTTTGATCACAAGAGTTGTGAAAGAGAGTTCAGAAGGGCTTGTGAGAATAACCAGATTTCAAGATGCGACTTA ATCACAAACATAAAGCAAGTTGTCACTACTGAATCTGCGTTCAAGATTGATCTCAACGGCTTTGAGAAGGTCACCCAAGCTTACCCAAAGCAATCAACACA CTATAATTGTGGCTTCCATGCAATTCTTTACTTGGAAAACTTCGATGGTGTTGTCATGAAACATTTCGATGAG AGTTGTATCGCCAACCTCCGGAAACGCATTGCAGCAGATCTTTTGAAGCATCCCAGTAACACTTTGGACCCTGCAGAGCAGTTGAAGAAGCTGCTGGAACTTTGA
- the LOC109733888 gene encoding 3-oxoacyl-[acyl-carrier-protein] synthase I, chloroplastic, giving the protein MQNLLLPNAAAAAPWCAQPRRRPSRLSVRASASSPSAPRRETDPRKRVVITGMGLVSVFGNDVDAYYSRLLAGESGVGAIDRFDASGFPTRFAAQIRGFSSEGYVDGKLDRRLDDCHRYALVASKKALESACLVAGSSAMEKVDKERAGVIAGSGMGGITAFSDGVENLVTKGYRKISPFCIPHAITNTSSAMIAMDAAVGFRGPNYSISTACATSNHCFHSAADQIRLGRADVMVAGGTEAAIIPIGLGGFVACRALSQRNDDPGTASRPWDKDRDGFVMGEGAGLLVMESLEHAMRRDAPILAEYLGGAVNSDAYHMTNPRPDGCGVSVCIRQSLEDAGVTPEEVNYINAHATTTPGGDLAEVNALKQVFKDPSRIKLNATKSMIGHSLGAAGGLEAIATIKAITTGWVHPTINQFNPESAVDQFDTVRSVKQQHEVHVGISNSFGFGGQNSVVVFAPFKP; this is encoded by the exons ATGCAAAACCTGCTTCTCCCcaatgccgccgccgccgcgccctggtgcgcgcaGCCGCGGCGGCGGCCGTCCCGCCTCTCCGTGCGCGCCTCGGCGTCGTCACCGTCGGCGCCTCGGCGGGAGACCGACCCGAGGAAGCGGGTGGTGATCACGGGGATGGGCCTGGTGTCGGTGTTCGGGAACGACGTGGACGCGTACTACTCCCGGCTCCTCGCCGGGGAGAGCGGCGTCGGCGCCATCGACCGCTTCGACGCCTCCGGGTTCCCCACCCGCTTCGCCGCCCAGATCCGCGGCTTCTCCTCCGAGGGCTACGTCGACGGCAAGCTCGACCGCCGCCTCGACGACTGCCACCGCTACGCCCTCGTCGCCTCCAAGAAGGCCCTCGAGTCCGCCTGCCTCGTCGCCGGGTCCAGCGCCATGGAGAAGGTCGACAAAGAACGTGCCGGCGTCATCGCGGGGTCCGGCATGGGCGGCATCACGGCCTTCTCCGACGGCGTCGAGAACCTCGTGACCAAGGGGTACAGGAAGATATCTCCCTTCTGCATCCCGCACGCCATCACCAACACCAGCTCCGCCATGATCGCCATGGACGCGGCCGTCGGCTTCCGGGGCCCCAACTACTCGATCTCCACCGCATGTGCCACCTCCAACCACTGCTTCCACAGCGCCGCTGACCAGATCCGGTTGGGCCGAGCCGACGTCATGGTCGCCGGTGGCACCGAAGCCGCCATCATTCCAATAGGGCTCGGCGGGTTCGTGGCGTGCAGGGCGCTGTCGCAGAGGAACGACGACCCCGGCACGGCGTCGAGGCCGTGGGACAAGGACCGCGATGGCTTTGTCATGGGCGAAGGAGCCGGACTACTG GTCATGGAAAGCCTCGAGCATGCAATGAGACGCGACGCTCCGATTCTGGCGGAGTACTTGGGAGGCGCCGTAAACAGCGACGCTTACCACATGACTAATCCGAGACCAGATGGCTGCGGCGTGTCGGTGTGCATCAGACAGAGCCTTGAAGACGCAGGCGTCACACCAGAGGAG GTCAATTACATAAATGCTCATGCAACCACAACCCCCGGCGGAGATCTTGCAGAGGTGAATGCTTTGAAGCAAGTTTTCAAGGACCCATCTCGGATTAAACTGAACGCAACCAAG TCAATGATAGGGCATTCCCTAGGCGCAGCAGGCGGTTTGGAGGCCATCGCTACCATCAAAGCCATAACCACCGGATGGGTGCATCCTACTATAAACCAATTT AACCCAGAGTCGGCAGTTGATCAATTTGACACGGTGCGGAGTGTGAAGCAACAACACGAAGTACACGTTG GTATCTCCAATTCATTTGGATTCGGAGGACAAAATTCAGTGGTGGTATTTGCACCATTTAAGCCATGA